One genomic window of Cannabis sativa cultivar Pink pepper isolate KNU-18-1 chromosome 2, ASM2916894v1, whole genome shotgun sequence includes the following:
- the LOC133033895 gene encoding uncharacterized protein LOC133033895 has translation MGILMNSLGSLLNFITSFWWNFQIIKQYSFRRKSSDLSTARICNPNSFQTFPKFEGKNLLLTNDFEELQIPNCRSVMYYKKLPYCGQCESRPMVNQKVTIRCTIYDQKQNVKKLYDDVKIDLVIGNCNKHKLGEGLDFAIRTLRVYEEAIFVIPKASNSHFTFFFLFL, from the exons ATGGGCATACTGATGAACAGCTTGGGTTCTCTTCTAAATTTCATTACTTCATTTTGGTGGAATTTTCAAATTATAAAGCAGTACTCATTTCGAAGAAAAAG TAGTGATCTTTCGACAGCAAGGATATGTAATCCAAACAGTTTCCAAACCTTTCCAAAATTTGAAG GCAAAAATTTACTATTGACTAATGATTTTGAGGAGCTTCAAATTCCAAATTGTAGATCTGTGATGTATTATAAGAAATTACCATATTGTGGTCAATGTGAAAGTCGTCCAATGGTCAATCAAaag GTGACTATAAGATGTACAATTTATGACCAAAAACAGAATGTGAAAAAATTATACGACGATGTTAAGATTGATCTTGTTATAGGCAATTGCAACAAACATAAACTTGGTGAag GGCTTGACTTTGCCATTCGAACACTGAGAGTATATGAAGAAGCGATATTTGTTATCCCTAAGGCTAGTAATTCtcatttcacttttttttttctattcctttag